The following are encoded in a window of Bacteroidota bacterium genomic DNA:
- the atpD gene encoding F0F1 ATP synthase subunit beta, translating to MAEGKIVQVIGPVIDIDFSDGELPGILNAITIPRVNTEGVQEDLVVEVQLHLGENRVRTVAMDSTDGLVRGMKAVDTGAPIKVPVGPKVLGRLINIIGKPIDPLGPVEAKAYYPIHRPAPDFSQLSTQKEMFETGIKVIDLLEPYTKGGKTGLFGGAGVGKTVLITELIHNIAKEHGGYSVFAGVGERTREGNDLWLEMRESGVLDKTALIFGQMNEPPGARLRVGLTALTTAEYFRDEEGKDVLLFIDNIFRFTQAGSEVSALLGRMPSAVGYQPTLATEMGALQERITSTKKGSITSVQAIYVPADDLTDPAPATTFSHLDATTVLSRQISDMGIYPAVDPLDSTSRIMDPEIIGQEHYDIARSVKNILQSYKDLQDIINILGMDELSDEDKLVVQRARRIQKFLSQPFFTAEQFSGVPGKYVKLADTIKGFKGIINGDYDYLPENAFYMVGTIEEAIEQGKKLQAA from the coding sequence ATGGCCGAAGGAAAAATAGTCCAGGTTATCGGACCCGTTATTGACATCGATTTCTCAGACGGCGAACTGCCGGGGATTCTCAACGCGATAACCATACCGCGAGTAAATACTGAAGGCGTTCAGGAAGATCTCGTCGTTGAGGTACAGCTGCATCTCGGGGAAAATCGCGTTCGCACGGTTGCGATGGATTCGACCGATGGGTTGGTGCGCGGCATGAAAGCGGTCGATACCGGCGCTCCGATCAAGGTTCCGGTCGGCCCGAAGGTACTCGGGCGCCTCATCAATATCATTGGAAAACCGATCGACCCGCTCGGTCCTGTCGAAGCCAAAGCATATTATCCCATCCATCGACCCGCCCCGGACTTCAGCCAGCTCAGCACGCAGAAGGAAATGTTTGAGACGGGGATCAAAGTTATCGACCTCCTCGAACCGTACACCAAAGGAGGGAAGACCGGATTGTTTGGCGGCGCGGGTGTCGGCAAGACGGTGTTGATCACGGAACTGATTCACAACATTGCGAAGGAGCACGGCGGTTACTCCGTGTTTGCCGGCGTGGGCGAGCGGACAAGAGAGGGGAACGACCTCTGGCTGGAAATGAGAGAATCAGGAGTGCTGGATAAGACCGCTTTGATCTTCGGGCAAATGAATGAACCCCCCGGCGCGCGACTTCGGGTCGGTTTGACCGCATTGACCACGGCCGAATATTTCCGCGACGAGGAGGGAAAGGACGTTCTGCTTTTCATCGATAACATTTTCCGTTTCACCCAAGCCGGGTCCGAAGTATCCGCGCTGCTTGGACGTATGCCGTCCGCGGTAGGGTACCAGCCGACGCTGGCGACCGAGATGGGCGCTCTTCAAGAGAGAATTACGTCGACCAAAAAGGGTTCCATTACCTCCGTGCAGGCGATCTACGTTCCTGCAGACGACCTTACCGATCCCGCTCCAGCAACGACGTTTTCGCATCTCGATGCCACCACAGTGTTGAGCCGCCAGATTTCCGACATGGGAATTTATCCTGCGGTCGATCCGCTCGATTCAACATCGCGCATCATGGATCCGGAAATTATCGGCCAAGAACATTACGACATCGCCCGCTCGGTCAAAAATATTCTCCAGTCTTACAAGGACCTCCAGGACATTATCAATATTCTCGGCATGGATGAATTGTCGGATGAGGATAAACTTGTCGTTCAGCGTGCGCGCCGCATCCAGAAATTTTTGTCGCAGCCGTTCTTTACCGCGGAGCAATTCTCTGGTGTCCCTGGCAAATATGTAAAACTCGCGGACACGATCAAGGGTTTCAAGGGGATCATTAACGGCGATTACGATTATCTGCCGGAGAACGCTTTTTATATGGTCGGAACGATCGAAGAAGCGATTGAACAGGGGAAGAAACTGCAGGCAGCCTAA
- a CDS encoding F0F1 ATP synthase subunit epsilon: MAGKNFNLDIVTPTKTVFSGEVQSFSAPGEAGGFQVLFNHAPFLSSITVGQVKVVDSGGSESRYATSGGFVEVNSNNVILLAETAERSDEIDVQRAEKAKERAAERLRERERIDEERARVALARAINRLKVAGGH; this comes from the coding sequence ATGGCAGGAAAGAATTTTAACCTCGACATCGTCACTCCGACCAAAACAGTTTTCTCGGGCGAAGTGCAAAGCTTCAGCGCACCGGGAGAAGCGGGAGGCTTTCAGGTCCTCTTCAACCATGCTCCGTTTCTTTCTTCGATCACCGTCGGACAAGTGAAGGTGGTCGACTCTGGCGGGAGCGAAAGCCGATACGCAACGAGCGGCGGTTTTGTTGAAGTGAACAGCAACAACGTGATCCTGCTTGCTGAAACGGCCGAGCGTTCTGATGAGATCGATGTTCAAAGGGCGGAGAAAGCGAAAGAGCGGGCAGCGGAGCGCCTGCGGGAAAGGGAGCGAATTGATGAAGAGCGCGCCCGCGTAGCCCTTGCGAGAGCAATAAATCGATTGAAAGTTGCCGGCGGTCACTAG
- the alr gene encoding alanine racemase — MRPTYAEIDLGAIHYNLQQVRKKVGARPRIMAVVKANAYGHGMIPVAKSVLQGKLASYLGVAIVEEGITLRSNGITAPVLVLTAPPEPQLELFIGHRLGATLCSISIARKLDSLAAAAGKKAVVHVKVDTGMGRIGIPPKDTLAFINEVRSLRHIEVEGIFTHFATSDGKNLTFARKQLSDFTSLLRGLDAAGIHIPIKHCANSGAVLQLNESYLDMVRPGIVLYGYYPSRETRKSIALKPAMSIRSRIEFMKTVEKGTSVSYGRRYYTPSKTNIASVSIGYADGISRRLTNKAKVLVNGKKYPVVGTICMDQLMIDLGRRSACKVGDRVTLLGKDGGEEISCWKISETLGTIPYEVFCAVSERVPRSYIYG, encoded by the coding sequence ATGAGACCGACCTACGCAGAGATTGACCTCGGAGCAATTCATTACAATCTACAGCAAGTTCGTAAAAAGGTCGGTGCCCGCCCGCGTATCATGGCTGTCGTGAAGGCGAATGCCTACGGCCATGGTATGATCCCCGTCGCGAAATCGGTGCTTCAGGGAAAGCTGGCTTCGTATCTCGGTGTAGCGATCGTTGAAGAGGGAATAACGCTCCGCAGCAATGGTATCACCGCCCCCGTGCTGGTGCTGACCGCCCCCCCCGAGCCCCAGCTCGAACTTTTTATTGGACATCGTTTGGGCGCAACCCTCTGTTCGATCTCCATCGCGCGCAAGCTCGACAGCCTTGCAGCGGCAGCCGGGAAGAAGGCCGTCGTTCATGTCAAAGTGGACACGGGGATGGGCAGGATCGGGATCCCCCCCAAAGATACGCTTGCTTTTATCAACGAGGTGAGATCACTTCGTCATATCGAGGTGGAAGGGATCTTCACCCACTTCGCAACGTCCGACGGAAAAAATCTCACATTTGCCCGGAAGCAGTTGTCGGATTTTACCTCGCTGCTTCGCGGGCTTGATGCCGCCGGGATCCATATTCCGATAAAACACTGCGCCAACAGCGGAGCGGTACTTCAGTTGAACGAATCGTACCTGGACATGGTCCGCCCCGGCATCGTGTTGTATGGCTACTATCCTTCCCGCGAAACGCGAAAATCCATCGCGCTAAAACCCGCTATGTCGATCCGTTCGAGGATCGAATTCATGAAAACGGTCGAGAAAGGGACGAGCGTTAGTTACGGGCGCCGGTATTACACACCGTCCAAGACGAACATCGCATCGGTCTCGATCGGCTACGCGGACGGCATCAGCAGAAGGTTGACGAACAAAGCGAAGGTTCTCGTCAACGGAAAGAAATATCCGGTTGTCGGCACGATTTGCATGGACCAGCTGATGATCGACCTTGGCAGGCGTTCGGCATGCAAGGTTGGCGACCGAGTGACATTATTGGGGAAGGACGGCGGAGAGGAAATTTCCTGCTGGAAAATTTCCGAAACGCTGGGGACCATCCCGTATGAAGTTTTTTGCGCAGTCTCAGAACGAGTCCCGAGAAGTTACATTTATGGATAA
- a CDS encoding mannose-1-phosphate guanylyltransferase: protein MGKANVYAVIMAGGVGSRFWPRSRERSPKQLKEMVGGRTMIQNAVGRLEGLTPSEKIFVVVNKLHKSAVVKQLPGIPVENIIVEPIGRNTAPCIGLAAMFVHRLDPDGVMVVLPSDHIVTDEKEFRRLLEVGVDIAHKKSSLITIGIQPTHPETGYGYIQVVEEERGKNGTLPQGVFKVKTFAEKPNLATAQKFVESGDFYWNSGIFIWRADVILNEIKRSLPELSDHLSSIEPSLGTPLFEQALDHAYGLMRGISIDYGVMEKATDTYVIRGNFGWSDVGSWDEVYRLSAKDEHGNFIQGKVISYNTNNSYIYTGDKLVTTVGVDDLIIINTDDALLICKRGASQDVKEIVDHIRRKQMNEYL, encoded by the coding sequence GTGGGAAAGGCTAATGTCTACGCCGTCATCATGGCGGGGGGAGTAGGTTCCCGATTCTGGCCGCGCAGCCGCGAACGGTCGCCGAAACAACTGAAGGAAATGGTGGGAGGCCGGACGATGATTCAGAATGCCGTCGGCCGGCTCGAAGGCTTGACCCCTTCCGAAAAGATCTTCGTGGTCGTCAACAAACTGCACAAGAGCGCTGTCGTAAAGCAGCTCCCCGGCATCCCCGTGGAGAATATCATCGTTGAACCGATCGGCCGCAACACTGCGCCGTGCATCGGGCTGGCGGCGATGTTCGTGCACCGGCTGGACCCGGACGGGGTCATGGTCGTTCTCCCTTCGGACCATATTGTCACTGACGAGAAAGAATTTCGTCGCCTGCTCGAGGTCGGAGTGGACATTGCGCACAAAAAATCCTCTCTCATTACGATCGGCATCCAACCGACACATCCGGAAACAGGCTACGGATATATCCAAGTTGTCGAGGAGGAGCGGGGAAAAAACGGAACGCTGCCGCAGGGAGTCTTCAAAGTTAAGACGTTTGCGGAGAAGCCGAACCTTGCTACAGCCCAGAAATTCGTTGAGAGCGGCGACTTCTACTGGAACAGCGGCATTTTCATCTGGCGTGCCGATGTCATTTTGAATGAGATCAAACGGTCGCTGCCGGAACTCTCCGACCATCTCTCCAGCATCGAGCCGTCCCTCGGGACGCCGTTGTTCGAGCAGGCCCTTGACCACGCGTACGGATTGATGCGCGGGATCTCGATCGACTACGGCGTCATGGAAAAAGCAACGGACACATACGTCATCCGGGGAAATTTCGGATGGAGCGACGTCGGTTCGTGGGATGAGGTCTACCGGCTTTCTGCAAAGGATGAACACGGGAACTTCATTCAAGGCAAAGTCATTTCGTACAATACGAACAATTCGTACATCTACACGGGCGATAAACTGGTGACGACTGTCGGCGTCGACGATCTGATCATTATCAATACAGATGATGCCTTGTTGATCTGCAAACGGGGGGCATCGCAGGATGTCAAGGAGATCGTCGACCATATACGGCGCAAGCAAATGAATGAGTATTTGTAG
- a CDS encoding septal ring lytic transglycosylase RlpA family protein: protein MKESVRRHTKTLAGESIFIIVVLIAASIAGGCASSPRFTRDRSAGSSSHAAGDDAKSLKTMTGIASYYADDFNGKKTANGETYDMYKMTAAHRSLPFNTKVRVTNLDNKRSIIVRINDRGPFKLERIIDLSLAAATQLGMKGTGTANVKLEVVEWGDDEYAK from the coding sequence GTGAAAGAGTCCGTCAGGCGACATACGAAAACGCTGGCCGGCGAATCGATCTTCATCATCGTTGTGCTCATTGCGGCGTCGATCGCGGGCGGATGCGCTTCCTCACCCCGGTTCACGCGCGACCGGTCGGCAGGCTCGTCATCCCATGCCGCCGGTGACGATGCAAAGTCGCTGAAGACCATGACGGGAATTGCATCGTATTATGCCGACGATTTTAACGGCAAGAAAACCGCGAACGGGGAAACGTACGACATGTACAAAATGACCGCGGCGCACAGGTCGCTCCCGTTCAACACAAAAGTGCGCGTTACGAATCTCGATAACAAGCGGTCGATCATCGTTCGCATCAACGACCGGGGTCCTTTCAAGCTGGAACGCATTATCGACCTCTCGCTCGCCGCTGCCACGCAGCTGGGAATGAAGGGGACGGGGACCGCGAATGTAAAACTTGAAGTGGTCGAATGGGGGGATGATGAGTACGCGAAGTAG
- the rpiB gene encoding ribose 5-phosphate isomerase B — protein sequence MAKKILTEQDIVNAAREGKQVLFADRNTIVTPSARDKARALNIRLTDQAETTSQPRPETPPAVYATSSIPSTNVGSKLIVIGSDHGGFQTKEMVKRYLAELGYKTLDVGTNSEEACDYPDYAYAVARIVAKGEAWRGIMIDATGVASSIVCNKVPGVRAAACFNEFVAQSSREHNDANVLTLGAKVLGAEVIKSIIKIWLETWFGGGRHKKRVDKITDVEKKFTK from the coding sequence ATGGCGAAAAAAATTCTCACGGAACAGGATATCGTCAACGCCGCGAGGGAAGGGAAGCAAGTCCTCTTCGCCGACCGGAATACGATCGTCACTCCCTCTGCCCGCGACAAGGCAAGAGCATTGAACATCCGGCTCACCGACCAGGCGGAGACGACGAGCCAACCGCGCCCGGAAACACCCCCTGCCGTGTATGCTACTTCGTCCATCCCGTCAACGAACGTCGGCTCAAAGCTCATCGTGATCGGAAGCGATCACGGCGGGTTTCAGACAAAGGAAATGGTGAAGCGATATTTGGCGGAATTGGGCTACAAAACGCTCGATGTCGGAACGAATTCCGAAGAAGCCTGCGATTATCCCGACTACGCGTATGCAGTGGCGAGGATCGTCGCGAAGGGGGAAGCGTGGCGTGGCATCATGATCGACGCGACCGGCGTTGCGTCATCGATCGTCTGCAATAAAGTGCCCGGTGTGCGGGCGGCGGCCTGCTTCAATGAATTTGTCGCGCAGAGCAGTCGGGAACACAACGATGCGAACGTCCTGACGCTGGGAGCGAAGGTCCTCGGCGCCGAGGTCATCAAGTCCATCATCAAGATCTGGCTTGAAACATGGTTCGGGGGCGGGAGACATAAAAAGCGGGTCGATAAGATCACGGACGTCGAGAAGAAATTTACAAAGTAG
- a CDS encoding STAS domain-containing protein, with the protein MKFASKESGGVTVITLEGNVLGGPDATELNNTLHKLIDAKKKKVVVDLRGVSSMNSSGLGMLIGGVTTMRNVKGDLKLAGASEKILKLLQVTKLLSVFEHFDTVKKAVESF; encoded by the coding sequence ATGAAATTTGCATCGAAAGAATCCGGAGGGGTCACGGTGATTACGCTCGAGGGAAACGTTCTCGGCGGCCCCGATGCGACAGAGCTCAATAATACGCTCCACAAATTGATCGATGCCAAGAAGAAGAAGGTCGTTGTCGACTTAAGGGGCGTTTCTTCCATGAACAGCTCAGGCCTCGGCATGCTGATCGGAGGCGTGACGACGATGCGGAATGTGAAGGGAGATCTCAAGCTTGCCGGCGCTTCAGAGAAGATCCTCAAACTTCTGCAGGTCACAAAACTTCTGTCCGTATTTGAACATTTCGACACCGTGAAAAAGGCGGTTGAGAGTTTCTAA
- the secF gene encoding protein translocase subunit SecF encodes MRLFKKTNIDFMGKRKLWYSLSGLTLFIGLLAILFKPVNYSIDFVSGTELLIRFQTPPSINEVRTTMDRIGLPGTEIKTFGAPTDILIRTSAQEEGTTVADRIRSGLSAQFQGNNFEVLKKEKIEPKIGAELRRNAVYAVVATLVIILVYIGFRFKFIYGVAAVIALFHDVLLTLGLVILFNGVSPHLNLEISQNLMAAFLTLIGFSTSDTVIVFDRIRENLKIYRSESLFTVMNKSINETLSRTVITSGTVIMVLVVLIIFGGEVNRGFAFTFLIGTITGTYSSIYVASAIVLDYTRYKNLKAHQV; translated from the coding sequence ATGAGGTTATTCAAGAAAACGAATATTGATTTTATGGGGAAGCGAAAACTTTGGTACTCGCTTTCCGGGTTGACATTGTTCATCGGTCTGCTGGCGATCCTGTTCAAGCCCGTCAACTACAGCATCGACTTCGTGTCAGGAACCGAGCTGCTGATCCGCTTTCAGACTCCCCCGTCGATCAATGAAGTGCGGACGACGATGGATAGGATCGGCTTGCCCGGCACCGAAATAAAAACATTCGGCGCGCCGACCGATATTCTGATCCGAACGTCGGCTCAGGAAGAGGGCACCACCGTGGCCGATAGAATCCGGTCGGGTTTGTCAGCCCAGTTTCAGGGGAATAACTTCGAGGTCCTGAAGAAAGAAAAGATCGAGCCGAAGATCGGCGCCGAACTGCGCCGAAACGCCGTCTATGCCGTCGTCGCGACGCTCGTCATCATCCTCGTCTATATCGGGTTCCGGTTCAAGTTCATTTACGGGGTCGCAGCGGTCATCGCGCTCTTCCACGACGTCTTGCTGACGCTGGGGCTGGTGATCCTCTTTAACGGCGTGTCTCCTCATTTGAACCTCGAAATTTCACAGAACCTGATGGCCGCCTTCCTCACGCTGATCGGTTTTTCGACGAGCGATACTGTCATCGTCTTCGACAGGATCCGCGAGAACTTGAAGATTTACAGGAGCGAGAGCCTCTTCACCGTGATGAACAAATCCATCAACGAGACGTTGAGCAGAACGGTCATCACGAGCGGAACGGTCATTATGGTTCTCGTTGTCCTGATCATTTTCGGCGGCGAGGTCAACCGGGGATTCGCGTTCACCTTCTTGATCGGGACAATTACCGGTACGTACTCGTCGATCTACGTCGCAAGCGCGATCGTCCTCGATTATACCCGGTACAAAAACCTTAAAGCCCATCAGGTCTAG
- the secD gene encoding protein translocase subunit SecD codes for MKQSRGRLILVLAAICLALYFLYPTYQSYRLNKHLESLTGADSIAFLQSNEKQIRDARSKRIKVGLDLQGGVRVVLEVNILKMFEEMAGTKRDDQYNAIVSEIEKETQVGDENVADVFKQKFEEKQIRLSRYYGSLRESNDEIIKRLKDESDKAVDRAIEIVRNRVDQYGVSEPSIQKQGARRIIVELPGVSKEEEVRQLLQGTALLEFKLMKDPDIIYKTMEAIDKYLASQGFTDTSSTHAAKDSSTRPSNALSALTRSDSNQSVTPGEKSPEQFAKEHPFFALVRPNQKGTGEGYASENDRAKIDRILNRPDVQTLIPSDMAFYWMSKPSFTSEGVKFYGLLGLKKTPELTGGVIVDARATIDPNFNQPIVTMNMNSEGARDWARITGANVNKRMAIVLDNAVFSAPVIKGKITGGRSEIEGMENIDEARLLEIVLKAGALPAPVDIIEQRSVGPSLGEDSVHAGINSFTYALIITVLFMIAYYRTGGLVANTALFINVLFVFATLAAFGGTLTLPGIAGIVLTIGMAVDTNVLIYERIREELTTGKTLSAAISAGYSKAFSAIFDSHITTFFSGVVLFQFGTGPVQGFALTVMMGTAANLFTGIIITRVIFNFMTSRSTASINFG; via the coding sequence GTGAAACAGTCTCGCGGCAGGCTGATTCTGGTTCTTGCGGCAATTTGCCTTGCCCTCTACTTTCTTTACCCCACCTATCAGTCATACAGGCTGAATAAACATCTCGAATCACTCACCGGCGCCGACAGCATTGCGTTTCTGCAGTCGAATGAAAAGCAAATTCGCGACGCGCGATCAAAACGGATCAAAGTCGGCCTCGACCTTCAGGGCGGAGTGCGCGTTGTCCTCGAGGTCAACATCTTAAAGATGTTCGAAGAGATGGCCGGAACGAAAAGAGATGACCAGTATAACGCCATTGTTTCTGAGATAGAAAAAGAGACGCAGGTCGGCGATGAGAACGTTGCAGATGTTTTTAAGCAAAAGTTTGAAGAGAAGCAGATCCGCCTGAGCCGGTACTACGGCAGTCTCCGCGAATCGAATGATGAAATTATCAAGAGGCTCAAGGATGAATCCGATAAGGCCGTCGACCGTGCGATCGAAATCGTCCGAAACCGCGTAGACCAGTACGGCGTTTCCGAGCCTTCGATCCAGAAACAAGGAGCAAGGAGGATCATTGTCGAACTCCCCGGCGTTTCAAAAGAGGAAGAGGTTCGGCAGCTGCTGCAAGGTACGGCGCTCCTCGAATTCAAGCTGATGAAGGACCCCGACATCATCTACAAAACCATGGAGGCCATCGACAAATACCTGGCATCACAGGGATTCACGGACACATCCTCCACGCACGCGGCAAAGGACTCTTCGACCCGGCCTTCCAATGCTCTCTCGGCCTTGACTCGATCCGACTCCAATCAATCCGTCACCCCCGGCGAAAAGAGCCCGGAACAGTTCGCGAAAGAACATCCATTTTTTGCTTTGGTCCGTCCGAATCAAAAGGGAACCGGTGAAGGGTATGCTTCGGAGAACGACCGCGCAAAGATCGACAGGATCCTCAATCGGCCTGACGTGCAGACATTGATCCCGAGCGACATGGCATTCTACTGGATGTCAAAACCAAGTTTCACCAGCGAAGGGGTGAAATTTTACGGCTTGCTTGGTCTGAAGAAAACTCCCGAACTGACCGGCGGCGTCATCGTCGATGCGCGCGCAACGATCGACCCGAACTTCAATCAGCCCATTGTGACGATGAACATGAACAGCGAGGGAGCGAGGGACTGGGCGCGCATTACGGGAGCCAACGTCAACAAAAGGATGGCGATCGTCCTCGACAATGCCGTTTTCTCAGCCCCGGTCATCAAAGGAAAGATCACCGGAGGACGTTCCGAGATTGAAGGAATGGAAAATATCGACGAAGCGAGACTTCTGGAGATCGTCCTTAAAGCCGGCGCCCTCCCGGCTCCTGTCGACATCATCGAACAGCGGAGTGTCGGACCCTCGCTCGGAGAAGATTCGGTCCACGCCGGAATCAATTCGTTCACATATGCCCTGATCATCACGGTTCTCTTTATGATCGCGTACTACCGGACAGGCGGACTTGTCGCCAATACCGCATTGTTCATTAACGTGCTTTTTGTTTTCGCGACGCTTGCCGCGTTCGGCGGAACATTGACGCTTCCCGGCATCGCCGGCATCGTGCTGACGATCGGTATGGCCGTCGACACGAACGTTCTTATTTACGAACGCATACGCGAGGAATTGACCACCGGCAAAACGTTGAGCGCCGCGATCTCCGCCGGTTACTCGAAGGCCTTCAGCGCTATTTTCGATTCGCACATCACGACGTTCTTCAGCGGCGTCGTTCTCTTTCAGTTCGGGACCGGACCGGTACAGGGATTCGCATTGACGGTCATGATGGGAACGGCCGCAAACCTCTTCACCGGTATTATCATTACGCGCGTCATCTTCAATTTTATGACGTCGCGCTCAACTGCATCTATTAATTTCGGCTAA